One region of Gigantopelta aegis isolate Gae_Host chromosome 7, Gae_host_genome, whole genome shotgun sequence genomic DNA includes:
- the LOC121377360 gene encoding zinc finger C2HC domain-containing protein 1B-like isoform X12, with amino-acid sequence MAANEVALQLFPCKVCGRSFVKESLAKHQNACQKVSKPRKVFDSSKQRVTEDLPLRQIKNAQKKSGKDVVQPPKSNWRAKHEDFVNSIRAARDVTKAQMEGRPLPPPPPPSINPDYEQCPYCDRRFNRKAAERHIPFCKEQSLKKGPLPPANKAAANKGKFQPPKPKSNVGAAGRGAAAPPPGNRPAVGRAGAAAPATKKPTTTKTTGRR; translated from the exons TAGCACTTCAGCTGTTCCCATGCAAAGTCTGCGGAAGAAGCTTCGTCAAGGAATCTCTG GCTAAGCATCAGAATGCCTGTCAGAAGGTCAGCAAGCCCCGGAAGGTGTTCGACTCGTCCAAACAGCGAGTCACCGAGGACCTGCCTCTACGGCAGATAAAAAATGCCCAGAAGAAG TCTGGCAAAGAC GTTGTGCAGCCGCCCAAGAGCAACTGGCGAGCCAAGCATGAAGATTTTGTAAACAGCATCCGCGCGGCCCGCGACGTCACGAAGGCTCAGATGGAGGGCAGGCCACTGCCGCCTCCCCCACCGCCATCTATCAACCCAG ACTATGAACAATGTCCATACTGCGATCGTCGGTTCAACCGGAAAGCCGCAGAGCGCCACATCCCCTTCTGCAAGGAGCAGAGTTTGAAAAAGGGCCCACTCCCCCCGGCAAACAAGGCTGCTGCCAACAAAGGGAAG TTCCAACCTCCAAAGCCGAAGTCTAATGTTGGGGCTGCTGGAAGAGGGGCTGCAGCCCCACCCCCTGGTAACCGACCTGCCGTGGGCCGAGCTGGAGCAGCG GCCCCAGCAACGAAAAAACCA
- the LOC121377360 gene encoding zinc finger C2HC domain-containing protein 1B-like isoform X11, giving the protein MAANEVALQLFPCKVCGRSFVKESLAKHQNACQKVSKPRKVFDSSKQRVTEDLPLRQIKNAQKKSGKDVVQPPKSNWRAKHEDFVNSIRAARDVTKAQMEGRPLPPPPPPSINPDYEQCPYCDRRFNRKAAERHIPFCKEQSLKKGPLPPANKAAANKGKPNPKEAANPKDGFQPPKPKSNVGAAGRGAAAPPPGNRPAVGRAGAAAPATKKPGRR; this is encoded by the exons TAGCACTTCAGCTGTTCCCATGCAAAGTCTGCGGAAGAAGCTTCGTCAAGGAATCTCTG GCTAAGCATCAGAATGCCTGTCAGAAGGTCAGCAAGCCCCGGAAGGTGTTCGACTCGTCCAAACAGCGAGTCACCGAGGACCTGCCTCTACGGCAGATAAAAAATGCCCAGAAGAAG TCTGGCAAAGAC GTTGTGCAGCCGCCCAAGAGCAACTGGCGAGCCAAGCATGAAGATTTTGTAAACAGCATCCGCGCGGCCCGCGACGTCACGAAGGCTCAGATGGAGGGCAGGCCACTGCCGCCTCCCCCACCGCCATCTATCAACCCAG ACTATGAACAATGTCCATACTGCGATCGTCGGTTCAACCGGAAAGCCGCAGAGCGCCACATCCCCTTCTGCAAGGAGCAGAGTTTGAAAAAGGGCCCACTCCCCCCGGCAAACAAGGCTGCTGCCAACAAAGGGAAG CCCAACCCAAAGGAAGCA GCCAACCCGAAGGATGGA TTCCAACCTCCAAAGCCGAAGTCTAATGTTGGGGCTGCTGGAAGAGGGGCTGCAGCCCCACCCCCTGGTAACCGACCTGCCGTGGGCCGAGCTGGAGCAGCG GCCCCAGCAACGAAAAAACCA
- the LOC121377360 gene encoding zinc finger C2HC domain-containing protein 1B-like isoform X6, giving the protein MAANEVALQLFPCKVCGRSFVKESLAKHQNACQKVSKPRKVFDSSKQRVTEDLPLRQIKNAQKKSGKDVVQPPKSNWRAKHEDFVNSIRAARDVTKAQMEGRPLPPPPPPSINPDYEQCPYCDRRFNRKAAERHIPFCKEQSLKKGPLPPANKAAANKGKPNPKEAANPKDGFQPPKPKSNVGAAGRGAAAPPPGNRPAVGRAGAAKPTSKSTTVAPATKKPGRR; this is encoded by the exons TAGCACTTCAGCTGTTCCCATGCAAAGTCTGCGGAAGAAGCTTCGTCAAGGAATCTCTG GCTAAGCATCAGAATGCCTGTCAGAAGGTCAGCAAGCCCCGGAAGGTGTTCGACTCGTCCAAACAGCGAGTCACCGAGGACCTGCCTCTACGGCAGATAAAAAATGCCCAGAAGAAG TCTGGCAAAGAC GTTGTGCAGCCGCCCAAGAGCAACTGGCGAGCCAAGCATGAAGATTTTGTAAACAGCATCCGCGCGGCCCGCGACGTCACGAAGGCTCAGATGGAGGGCAGGCCACTGCCGCCTCCCCCACCGCCATCTATCAACCCAG ACTATGAACAATGTCCATACTGCGATCGTCGGTTCAACCGGAAAGCCGCAGAGCGCCACATCCCCTTCTGCAAGGAGCAGAGTTTGAAAAAGGGCCCACTCCCCCCGGCAAACAAGGCTGCTGCCAACAAAGGGAAG CCCAACCCAAAGGAAGCA GCCAACCCGAAGGATGGA TTCCAACCTCCAAAGCCGAAGTCTAATGTTGGGGCTGCTGGAAGAGGGGCTGCAGCCCCACCCCCTGGTAACCGACCTGCCGTGGGCCGAGCTGGAGCAGCG AAGCCAACATCAAAAAGCACTACTGTA GCCCCAGCAACGAAAAAACCA
- the LOC121377360 gene encoding zinc finger C2HC domain-containing protein 1B-like isoform X10: MAANEVALQLFPCKVCGRSFVKESLAKHQNACQKVSKPRKVFDSSKQRVTEDLPLRQIKNAQKKSGKDVVQPPKSNWRAKHEDFVNSIRAARDVTKAQMEGRPLPPPPPPSINPDYEQCPYCDRRFNRKAAERHIPFCKEQSLKKGPLPPANKAAANKGKANPKDGFQPPKPKSNVGAAGRGAAAPPPGNRPAVGRAGAAAPATKKPTTTKTTGRR; the protein is encoded by the exons TAGCACTTCAGCTGTTCCCATGCAAAGTCTGCGGAAGAAGCTTCGTCAAGGAATCTCTG GCTAAGCATCAGAATGCCTGTCAGAAGGTCAGCAAGCCCCGGAAGGTGTTCGACTCGTCCAAACAGCGAGTCACCGAGGACCTGCCTCTACGGCAGATAAAAAATGCCCAGAAGAAG TCTGGCAAAGAC GTTGTGCAGCCGCCCAAGAGCAACTGGCGAGCCAAGCATGAAGATTTTGTAAACAGCATCCGCGCGGCCCGCGACGTCACGAAGGCTCAGATGGAGGGCAGGCCACTGCCGCCTCCCCCACCGCCATCTATCAACCCAG ACTATGAACAATGTCCATACTGCGATCGTCGGTTCAACCGGAAAGCCGCAGAGCGCCACATCCCCTTCTGCAAGGAGCAGAGTTTGAAAAAGGGCCCACTCCCCCCGGCAAACAAGGCTGCTGCCAACAAAGGGAAG GCCAACCCGAAGGATGGA TTCCAACCTCCAAAGCCGAAGTCTAATGTTGGGGCTGCTGGAAGAGGGGCTGCAGCCCCACCCCCTGGTAACCGACCTGCCGTGGGCCGAGCTGGAGCAGCG GCCCCAGCAACGAAAAAACCA
- the LOC121377360 gene encoding zinc finger C2HC domain-containing protein 1B-like isoform X7 → MAANEVALQLFPCKVCGRSFVKESLAKHQNACQKVSKPRKVFDSSKQRVTEDLPLRQIKNAQKKSGKDVVQPPKSNWRAKHEDFVNSIRAARDVTKAQMEGRPLPPPPPPSINPDYEQCPYCDRRFNRKAAERHIPFCKEQSLKKGPLPPANKAAANKGKANPKDGFQPPKPKSNVGAAGRGAAAPPPGNRPAVGRAGAAKPTSKSTTVAPATKKPTTTKTTGRR, encoded by the exons TAGCACTTCAGCTGTTCCCATGCAAAGTCTGCGGAAGAAGCTTCGTCAAGGAATCTCTG GCTAAGCATCAGAATGCCTGTCAGAAGGTCAGCAAGCCCCGGAAGGTGTTCGACTCGTCCAAACAGCGAGTCACCGAGGACCTGCCTCTACGGCAGATAAAAAATGCCCAGAAGAAG TCTGGCAAAGAC GTTGTGCAGCCGCCCAAGAGCAACTGGCGAGCCAAGCATGAAGATTTTGTAAACAGCATCCGCGCGGCCCGCGACGTCACGAAGGCTCAGATGGAGGGCAGGCCACTGCCGCCTCCCCCACCGCCATCTATCAACCCAG ACTATGAACAATGTCCATACTGCGATCGTCGGTTCAACCGGAAAGCCGCAGAGCGCCACATCCCCTTCTGCAAGGAGCAGAGTTTGAAAAAGGGCCCACTCCCCCCGGCAAACAAGGCTGCTGCCAACAAAGGGAAG GCCAACCCGAAGGATGGA TTCCAACCTCCAAAGCCGAAGTCTAATGTTGGGGCTGCTGGAAGAGGGGCTGCAGCCCCACCCCCTGGTAACCGACCTGCCGTGGGCCGAGCTGGAGCAGCG AAGCCAACATCAAAAAGCACTACTGTA GCCCCAGCAACGAAAAAACCA
- the LOC121377360 gene encoding zinc finger C2HC domain-containing protein 1B-like isoform X9 — MAANEVALQLFPCKVCGRSFVKESLAKHQNACQKVSKPRKVFDSSKQRVTEDLPLRQIKNAQKKSGKDVVQPPKSNWRAKHEDFVNSIRAARDVTKAQMEGRPLPPPPPPSINPDYEQCPYCDRRFNRKAAERHIPFCKEQSLKKGPLPPANKAAANKGKPNPKEAANPKDGFQPPKPKSNVGAAGRGAAAPPPGNRPAVGRAGAAAPATKKPTTTKTTGRR; from the exons TAGCACTTCAGCTGTTCCCATGCAAAGTCTGCGGAAGAAGCTTCGTCAAGGAATCTCTG GCTAAGCATCAGAATGCCTGTCAGAAGGTCAGCAAGCCCCGGAAGGTGTTCGACTCGTCCAAACAGCGAGTCACCGAGGACCTGCCTCTACGGCAGATAAAAAATGCCCAGAAGAAG TCTGGCAAAGAC GTTGTGCAGCCGCCCAAGAGCAACTGGCGAGCCAAGCATGAAGATTTTGTAAACAGCATCCGCGCGGCCCGCGACGTCACGAAGGCTCAGATGGAGGGCAGGCCACTGCCGCCTCCCCCACCGCCATCTATCAACCCAG ACTATGAACAATGTCCATACTGCGATCGTCGGTTCAACCGGAAAGCCGCAGAGCGCCACATCCCCTTCTGCAAGGAGCAGAGTTTGAAAAAGGGCCCACTCCCCCCGGCAAACAAGGCTGCTGCCAACAAAGGGAAG CCCAACCCAAAGGAAGCA GCCAACCCGAAGGATGGA TTCCAACCTCCAAAGCCGAAGTCTAATGTTGGGGCTGCTGGAAGAGGGGCTGCAGCCCCACCCCCTGGTAACCGACCTGCCGTGGGCCGAGCTGGAGCAGCG GCCCCAGCAACGAAAAAACCA
- the LOC121377360 gene encoding zinc finger C2HC domain-containing protein 1B-like isoform X5, with product MAANEVALQLFPCKVCGRSFVKESLAKHQNACQKVSKPRKVFDSSKQRVTEDLPLRQIKNAQKKSGKDVVQPPKSNWRAKHEDFVNSIRAARDVTKAQMEGRPLPPPPPPSINPDYEQCPYCDRRFNRKAAERHIPFCKEQSLKKGPLPPANKAAANKGKPNPKEAANPKDGFQPPKPKSNVGAAGRGAAAPPPGNRPAVGRAGAAKPTSKSTTVAPATKKPTTTKTTGRR from the exons TAGCACTTCAGCTGTTCCCATGCAAAGTCTGCGGAAGAAGCTTCGTCAAGGAATCTCTG GCTAAGCATCAGAATGCCTGTCAGAAGGTCAGCAAGCCCCGGAAGGTGTTCGACTCGTCCAAACAGCGAGTCACCGAGGACCTGCCTCTACGGCAGATAAAAAATGCCCAGAAGAAG TCTGGCAAAGAC GTTGTGCAGCCGCCCAAGAGCAACTGGCGAGCCAAGCATGAAGATTTTGTAAACAGCATCCGCGCGGCCCGCGACGTCACGAAGGCTCAGATGGAGGGCAGGCCACTGCCGCCTCCCCCACCGCCATCTATCAACCCAG ACTATGAACAATGTCCATACTGCGATCGTCGGTTCAACCGGAAAGCCGCAGAGCGCCACATCCCCTTCTGCAAGGAGCAGAGTTTGAAAAAGGGCCCACTCCCCCCGGCAAACAAGGCTGCTGCCAACAAAGGGAAG CCCAACCCAAAGGAAGCA GCCAACCCGAAGGATGGA TTCCAACCTCCAAAGCCGAAGTCTAATGTTGGGGCTGCTGGAAGAGGGGCTGCAGCCCCACCCCCTGGTAACCGACCTGCCGTGGGCCGAGCTGGAGCAGCG AAGCCAACATCAAAAAGCACTACTGTA GCCCCAGCAACGAAAAAACCA
- the LOC121377360 gene encoding zinc finger C2HC domain-containing protein 1B-like isoform X14 has protein sequence MAANEVALQLFPCKVCGRSFVKESLAKHQNACQKVSKPRKVFDSSKQRVTEDLPLRQIKNAQKKSGKDVVQPPKSNWRAKHEDFVNSIRAARDVTKAQMEGRPLPPPPPPSINPDYEQCPYCDRRFNRKAAERHIPFCKEQSLKKGPLPPANKAAANKGKFQPPKPKSNVGAAGRGAAAPPPGNRPAVGRAGAAAPATKKPGRR, from the exons TAGCACTTCAGCTGTTCCCATGCAAAGTCTGCGGAAGAAGCTTCGTCAAGGAATCTCTG GCTAAGCATCAGAATGCCTGTCAGAAGGTCAGCAAGCCCCGGAAGGTGTTCGACTCGTCCAAACAGCGAGTCACCGAGGACCTGCCTCTACGGCAGATAAAAAATGCCCAGAAGAAG TCTGGCAAAGAC GTTGTGCAGCCGCCCAAGAGCAACTGGCGAGCCAAGCATGAAGATTTTGTAAACAGCATCCGCGCGGCCCGCGACGTCACGAAGGCTCAGATGGAGGGCAGGCCACTGCCGCCTCCCCCACCGCCATCTATCAACCCAG ACTATGAACAATGTCCATACTGCGATCGTCGGTTCAACCGGAAAGCCGCAGAGCGCCACATCCCCTTCTGCAAGGAGCAGAGTTTGAAAAAGGGCCCACTCCCCCCGGCAAACAAGGCTGCTGCCAACAAAGGGAAG TTCCAACCTCCAAAGCCGAAGTCTAATGTTGGGGCTGCTGGAAGAGGGGCTGCAGCCCCACCCCCTGGTAACCGACCTGCCGTGGGCCGAGCTGGAGCAGCG GCCCCAGCAACGAAAAAACCA
- the LOC121377360 gene encoding zinc finger C2HC domain-containing protein 1B-like isoform X13 — MAANEVALQLFPCKVCGRSFVKESLAKHQNACQKVSKPRKVFDSSKQRVTEDLPLRQIKNAQKKSGKDVVQPPKSNWRAKHEDFVNSIRAARDVTKAQMEGRPLPPPPPPSINPDYEQCPYCDRRFNRKAAERHIPFCKEQSLKKGPLPPANKAAANKGKPNPKEAANPKDGFQPPKPKSNVGAAGRGAAAPPPGNRPAVGRAGAAGRR, encoded by the exons TAGCACTTCAGCTGTTCCCATGCAAAGTCTGCGGAAGAAGCTTCGTCAAGGAATCTCTG GCTAAGCATCAGAATGCCTGTCAGAAGGTCAGCAAGCCCCGGAAGGTGTTCGACTCGTCCAAACAGCGAGTCACCGAGGACCTGCCTCTACGGCAGATAAAAAATGCCCAGAAGAAG TCTGGCAAAGAC GTTGTGCAGCCGCCCAAGAGCAACTGGCGAGCCAAGCATGAAGATTTTGTAAACAGCATCCGCGCGGCCCGCGACGTCACGAAGGCTCAGATGGAGGGCAGGCCACTGCCGCCTCCCCCACCGCCATCTATCAACCCAG ACTATGAACAATGTCCATACTGCGATCGTCGGTTCAACCGGAAAGCCGCAGAGCGCCACATCCCCTTCTGCAAGGAGCAGAGTTTGAAAAAGGGCCCACTCCCCCCGGCAAACAAGGCTGCTGCCAACAAAGGGAAG CCCAACCCAAAGGAAGCA GCCAACCCGAAGGATGGA TTCCAACCTCCAAAGCCGAAGTCTAATGTTGGGGCTGCTGGAAGAGGGGCTGCAGCCCCACCCCCTGGTAACCGACCTGCCGTGGGCCGAGCTGGAGCAGCG
- the LOC121377360 gene encoding zinc finger C2HC domain-containing protein 1B-like isoform X15 has protein sequence MAANEVALQLFPCKVCGRSFVKESLAKHQNACQKVSKPRKVFDSSKQRVTEDLPLRQIKNAQKKSGKDVVQPPKSNWRAKHEDFVNSIRAARDVTKAQMEGRPLPPPPPPSINPDYEQCPYCDRRFNRKAAERHIPFCKEQSLKKGPLPPANKAAANKGKFQPPKPKSNVGAAGRGAAAPPPGNRPAVGRAGAAGRR, from the exons TAGCACTTCAGCTGTTCCCATGCAAAGTCTGCGGAAGAAGCTTCGTCAAGGAATCTCTG GCTAAGCATCAGAATGCCTGTCAGAAGGTCAGCAAGCCCCGGAAGGTGTTCGACTCGTCCAAACAGCGAGTCACCGAGGACCTGCCTCTACGGCAGATAAAAAATGCCCAGAAGAAG TCTGGCAAAGAC GTTGTGCAGCCGCCCAAGAGCAACTGGCGAGCCAAGCATGAAGATTTTGTAAACAGCATCCGCGCGGCCCGCGACGTCACGAAGGCTCAGATGGAGGGCAGGCCACTGCCGCCTCCCCCACCGCCATCTATCAACCCAG ACTATGAACAATGTCCATACTGCGATCGTCGGTTCAACCGGAAAGCCGCAGAGCGCCACATCCCCTTCTGCAAGGAGCAGAGTTTGAAAAAGGGCCCACTCCCCCCGGCAAACAAGGCTGCTGCCAACAAAGGGAAG TTCCAACCTCCAAAGCCGAAGTCTAATGTTGGGGCTGCTGGAAGAGGGGCTGCAGCCCCACCCCCTGGTAACCGACCTGCCGTGGGCCGAGCTGGAGCAGCG